The following are encoded in a window of Pseudomonas multiresinivorans genomic DNA:
- a CDS encoding helix-turn-helix domain-containing protein, with amino-acid sequence MQLISVTDAAKILGLGRSTTYRLAQEGDLPVVRISKNTIRIHKERLIAMIESSLPAATLPPAGGVEETPCPTEGKARRTGGSATKRQMERTLDDLLAPTTTTPQRP; translated from the coding sequence ATGCAGCTTATTTCCGTGACTGACGCGGCCAAGATCCTTGGACTGGGGCGCTCGACCACCTATCGACTTGCCCAGGAAGGCGACCTCCCCGTCGTGCGCATCTCGAAGAACACCATCCGCATCCACAAGGAGCGGCTGATCGCGATGATTGAATCCAGCCTCCCGGCTGCTACCCTACCGCCCGCGGGCGGCGTGGAGGAAACCCCATGCCCTACAGAAGGAAAGGCTCGCCGTACTGGTGGGTCAGCTACAAAGCGTCAGATGGAACGTACGTTAGACGATCTTCTGGCACCGACGACCACAACGCCGCAAAGGCCATAG
- a CDS encoding tyrosine-type recombinase/integrase: MPYRRKGSPYWWVSYKASDGTYVRRSSGTDDHNAAKAIEQAERAKAWKEKELGVDPDRSFEEVMVEYLRHAGQHQRSYTTTQHRVKALRVHFAGVVMNDLAGKDIREYASRRTDEGKSTATVNRELAALSAAINWCNVELEWHLPNPVKGRTLKEAEGRVRWLTRAEAESLCRAARQQKFGQMLEDFIRLAVNTGCRKEEMLGLEWRRVDMANRLIYLEGHHTKAGKRRSIPINQGAMDALTRRMAYRASHCPDSEWVFCRGDGDRVICLRTGFEKACTTAKINNFTIHDLRHTCAAWLVSAGVSLTEVRDLLGHSTVQMTERYAHLAPARVRDAVGLLDLPVSQSRYSENPVRLNEGGLKLVST; encoded by the coding sequence ATGCCCTACAGAAGGAAAGGCTCGCCGTACTGGTGGGTCAGCTACAAAGCGTCAGATGGAACGTACGTTAGACGATCTTCTGGCACCGACGACCACAACGCCGCAAAGGCCATAGAGCAGGCCGAGCGGGCTAAGGCGTGGAAGGAGAAGGAGCTGGGAGTCGACCCGGATCGGTCGTTTGAAGAAGTGATGGTCGAGTATCTGCGCCACGCCGGACAGCATCAGCGCAGCTACACGACCACACAGCACAGAGTTAAAGCCTTGCGGGTCCATTTTGCCGGAGTGGTGATGAACGATCTAGCCGGCAAGGACATCAGGGAGTACGCCAGCCGGCGCACGGATGAAGGGAAGTCGACCGCGACGGTCAACCGGGAGCTTGCAGCGCTGTCTGCTGCGATTAACTGGTGCAACGTTGAGCTGGAGTGGCACCTGCCAAATCCGGTCAAGGGGCGCACGCTGAAGGAGGCGGAAGGCAGGGTCAGATGGTTGACCAGGGCGGAAGCCGAATCACTGTGCCGAGCGGCGCGTCAGCAGAAGTTCGGTCAGATGCTCGAGGATTTCATCCGCCTGGCTGTGAATACCGGCTGTCGGAAAGAGGAAATGCTCGGCTTGGAATGGCGACGAGTGGATATGGCAAACCGCCTGATCTACCTGGAAGGCCACCACACGAAAGCGGGGAAACGGCGAAGCATTCCGATCAACCAGGGCGCAATGGACGCCCTGACGCGACGGATGGCATACCGCGCTTCGCACTGCCCGGATTCGGAATGGGTGTTCTGCAGGGGTGATGGGGATCGGGTGATCTGCCTGCGTACCGGCTTCGAGAAGGCCTGTACGACGGCGAAGATCAATAACTTCACCATCCACGACCTGCGCCATACCTGTGCCGCGTGGCTGGTCTCTGCGGGCGTATCGTTGACTGAGGTGCGGGATCTGCTGGGGCATTCGACGGTGCAGATGACCGAGCGGTATGCGCACTTGGCGCCGGCAAGAGTCAGGGATGCGGTCGGGCTGCTTGATTTGCCCGTGTCACAATCTCGCTACAGCGAAAATCCAGTGCGTCTAAACGAGGGAGGCTTGAAGCTTGTAAGTACTTGA